One Punica granatum isolate Tunisia-2019 chromosome 3, ASM765513v2, whole genome shotgun sequence genomic window carries:
- the LOC116201170 gene encoding heat shock 70 kDa protein 15-like — protein MSVVGFDFGNESCVVAVARQRGIDVVLNDESKRETPAIVCFGEKQRFIGTAGAASTMMNPVNSISQIKRLIGRQFSDPELQRDLKSFPCLVTEGPDGYPLIHVRYLGESKTFTPTQVLGMLFSDLKGIAEKNLKAAVVDCCIGIPVYFTDLQRRAVLDAATIVGLHPLQLIHETTATALAYGIYKSDLPENDQLNVAFIDIGHSSLQVCIAGFKKGQLKILAHSYDRNLGGRDFDEVLFQHFAAKFKEEYKIDVFQSARACLRLRAGCEKLKKILSANPEAPLHVECLMDDKDVRGFIKREDFERISAPILERVKRPLEKALADAALSVENVHMVEVVGSGSRVPAVGKILTEFFGKELRHTMNASECVAKGCALQCAILSPTFKVRDFQVNESFPFSIGLTWKAADSPNGGAEGQQGTVVFPKGNRIPSVKALTFFRSNTFTVDVHYADVGDSPYPAKISTYTIGPFHCTKGERGKVKLKVRLNLHGIVSIESAALLEEEEVEVPVTEHSVNEGDEMDTDEASAGPTPSSSHDAGADASGVENRAPESGDKTAHMDINTNAPKKNVKKINIPVAEFISGGLLPLDLQKAVEKEFEMALQDRIMEETKDKKNAVEAYVYDMRNKLNDKYYEFVTNSEREDFINKLQDVEDWLYDEGEDETKGVYVSKLEELKKRGDPVEVRYKEHMERGTVMSQLIYCINSYREAAMSNDPKFDHIDMAEKHKVLNECMQAEVWLREKKQQQDSLPKHANPVLLSAEMTKKAEALDRFCRPIMTKPKPKPAKPATPEVPPSSPSHGEHQYQGGNSGPKANSNNNPPAPEAYEESMDSDKSDAPSSV, from the exons ATGAGCGTAGTTGGGTTTGATTTTGGAAATGAGAGCTGCGTCGTTGCAGTTGCAAGGCAAAGGGGAATTGATGTTGTGCTCAATGATGAGTCAAAGCGAGAAACTCCTGCAATTGTATGTTTCGGTGAGAAACAAAGATTTATTGGGACTGCTGGAGCTGCTTCTACCATGATGAATCCGGTGAATTCCATTTCCCAGATAAAGCGCTTGATTGGCCGTCAATTTTCTGACCCCGAGCTCCAAAGGGATTTAAAATCCTTTCCTTGTCTTGTCACAGAGGGGCCAGATGGTTACCCCTTGATTCATGTGAGGTACTTGGGTGAGTCGAAGACGTTTACCCCAACCCAAGTTCTGGGCATGCTGTTCTCTGATCTTAAGGGCATAGCTGAGAAGAATTTGAAGGCAGCTGTGGTTGATTGCTGCATTGGGATTCCAGTTTATTTCACGGATCTTCAGAGGAGAGCTGTTCTAGATGCTGCCACTATTGTGGGGTTGCATCCTCTTCAGCTGATTCATGAGACTACCGCAACTGCCTTGGCTTATGGTATTTACAAGTCTGATTTGCCTGAGAATGACCAGCTCAATGTTGCATTCATTGATATTGGTCATTCAAGCTTGCAAGTCTGCATTGCTGGCTTCAAAAAGGGCCAGCTGAAAATATTGGCTCACTCCTATGACAGGAATCTCGGCGGTAGAGATTTTGATGAGGTTCTCTTCCAGCATTTTGCTGCGAAGTTCAAGGAGGAGTACAAGATTGATGTATTCCAGAGCGCAAGAGCATGTCTGAGGCTCCGTGCTGGTTGTGAAAAGCTTAAGAAGATTCTTAGTGCTAATCCCGAGGCACCTCTGCATGTTGAGTGTTTGATGGATGATAAGGATGTGAGGGGCTTCATCAAGCGGGAGGATTTTGAGCGGATTAGTGCTCCAATCTTAGAGCGTGTCAAGAGACCCCTAGAGAAGGCCCTTGCTGATGCTGCACTTTCGGTTGAGAATGTTCACATGGTTGAGGTTGTTGGATCAGGATCACGTGTTCCCGCTGTTGGGAAGATATTGACAGAATTCTTTGGGAAGGAACTTAGGCACACTATGAATGCAAGCGAGTGTGTGGCCAAGGGGTGTGCACTCCAGTGTGCCATCTTAAGCCCCACCTTCAAAGTTCGAGACTTTCAG GTCAATGAGAGCTTTCCATTTTCAATTGGCTTGACTTGGAAAGCCGCGGATTCCCCGAACGGGGGTGCGGAGGGTCAACAAGGAACAGTAGTGTTCCCTAAAGGAAATCGAATACCTAGTGTAAAAGCTTTGACATTTTTCAGATCAAACACATTTACCGTTGATGTCCACTATGCGGATGTCGGTGACTCGCCTTATCCTGCAAAAATCAGTACATATACT ATTGGTCCCTTCCATTGTACAAAAGGTGAGCGAGGCAAAGTTAAGTTGAAAGTTCGCTTGAATCTGCATGGAATTGTATCTATTGAGTCGGCAGCG CTTCTGGAAGAAGAGGAGGTTGAGGTTCCGGTCACAGAACATTCAGTTAATGAAGGTGACGAGATGGACACTGATGAAGCTTCAGCTGGTCCTACTCCATCTAGTTCCCATGATGCCGGTGCTGATGCTTCTGGTGTTGAAAACAGAGCTCCTGAATCTGGTGATAAAACTGCTCATATGGATATAAATACCAAT GCTCCAAAGAAGAAcgtgaagaaaataaatattcccGTGGCAGAGTTCATCTCTGGTGGATTATTGCCCTTGGATCTCCAGAAAGCTGTGGAGAAGGAGTTTGAAATGGCTTTGCAGGATCGCATCATGGAAGAAACCAAAGACAAGAAGAATGCTGTGGAAGCCTATGTTTATGATATGAGAAACAAG CTCAACGACAAATATTATGAGTTTGTTACCAATTCAGAAAGGGAGGACTTCATTAATAAGCTGCAGGATGTTGAGGACTGGTTGTATGATGAAGGTGAGGATGAAACAAAAGGCGTCTACGTTTCAAAGCTCGAGGAACTTAAGAAG AGAGGTGACCCCGTTGAAGTGCGGTATAAGGAACATATGGAGAGAGGAACGGTGATGAGCCAACTTATTTACTGCATTAATAGCTACCGTGAAGCAGCTATGTCGAATGATCCCAAATTTGATCACATTGATATGGCTGAAAAACATAAG GTGTTGAATGAGTGCATGCAAGCTGAGGTGTGGTTAAGGgagaagaagcagcagcaaGATTCACTTCCGAAACATGCTAATCCAGTTCTCCTGTCGGCtgagatgacaaagaaggcTGAAGCCCTTGACAG ATTTTGCCGTCCAATAATGACAAAACCGAAGCCCAAGCCGGCAAAGCCAGCCACTCCAGAAGTCCCACCAAGCTCTCCTAGTCATGGCGAGCACCAGTATCAAGGTGGGAATTCTGGTCCAAAAGCCAACTCCAATAACAATCCCCCTGCCCCAGAAGCTTATGAGGAGTCAATGGACTCCGACAAATCCGATGCACCGAGTTCTGTGTAA